From Haloglomus litoreum, the proteins below share one genomic window:
- a CDS encoding branched-chain amino acid ABC transporter permease, whose product MAEASTTETAEAESELSNEERSLLDLINPVTLPTRHKLGLVGLLVLGLLPVAQGYGIDVGFFAFTVDSLLLDMLTGAMFFAVFAMTWDFVSGYTGEISFGHAIFFGGGAYSSAILHTQLGLSLFVTIPLGMLVAGLIGLLIGVPSLRLQGPYFSLVTLVAPIIVLRLFVFWPEITGGATGLLGAGTLTTDTVEIYVIGFGVFVMALAVFLLFTRSDAGIVLTAIREDELAVEAAGLNPAKFKIFAFVLSGLVGGLAGAIYVHTFLTGIANPSQLIALVISIEIIVASILGGMGTIVGAAIGGLFFHILRDTLRGVETTVPVVGVPVADIYFLLFAIVTLVFLFFLPEGILPRMLRAGSQIEDRIRGQFGGEPTADGGQPRAAERRRDARGRGKPPLRTVVENWTEELRELFDDDRGDRP is encoded by the coding sequence ATGGCAGAAGCATCAACAACCGAAACGGCCGAGGCGGAGTCGGAGCTGAGCAACGAGGAGCGGTCCCTCCTGGACCTCATCAACCCGGTCACGCTGCCGACGCGGCACAAGCTCGGGCTGGTGGGGCTCCTGGTGCTCGGTCTCCTCCCGGTCGCCCAGGGGTACGGCATCGACGTGGGGTTCTTCGCGTTCACCGTCGACTCGCTGCTGCTGGACATGCTGACCGGCGCGATGTTCTTCGCCGTGTTCGCGATGACCTGGGACTTCGTCTCGGGCTACACGGGGGAGATCAGCTTCGGGCACGCCATCTTCTTCGGCGGCGGTGCCTACTCGAGCGCGATTCTGCACACGCAGCTCGGACTCAGTCTGTTCGTTACCATCCCCCTCGGGATGCTCGTCGCGGGACTCATCGGCCTGCTCATCGGCGTCCCGTCGCTCCGGCTGCAGGGCCCGTACTTCTCGCTGGTGACGCTGGTGGCACCCATCATCGTGCTCCGCCTGTTCGTCTTCTGGCCGGAGATAACCGGGGGAGCGACCGGGCTGCTCGGCGCCGGCACACTCACCACCGACACGGTGGAGATCTACGTCATCGGGTTCGGCGTGTTCGTCATGGCGCTGGCGGTGTTCCTGCTGTTCACCCGCTCGGACGCGGGCATCGTGCTGACGGCCATCCGTGAGGACGAACTGGCGGTCGAGGCGGCCGGCCTCAACCCGGCGAAGTTCAAGATCTTCGCGTTCGTCCTGTCCGGACTCGTGGGCGGCCTGGCCGGCGCCATCTACGTCCACACGTTCCTGACCGGCATCGCGAACCCCAGCCAGCTGATCGCGCTGGTCATCAGCATCGAGATCATCGTCGCCTCCATCCTCGGCGGCATGGGCACCATCGTCGGTGCCGCCATCGGCGGGCTGTTCTTCCACATCCTCCGGGACACCCTCCGGGGCGTGGAGACGACCGTCCCCGTCGTCGGCGTCCCGGTGGCGGACATCTACTTCCTGCTGTTCGCCATCGTGACGCTGGTGTTCCTGTTCTTCCTGCCCGAGGGCATCCTGCCGCGGATGCTCCGGGCGGGTAGCCAGATCGAGGACCGCATCCGTGGCCAGTTCGGGGGCGAACCCACCGCCGACGGCGGGCAGCCCAGGGCCGCGGAGCGCCGACGGGACGCGCGCGGACGCGGGAAGCCGCCGCTGCGGACGGTCGTCGAGAACTGGACCGAGGAGCTGCGTGAGCTGTTCGACGACGACCGGGGTGACCGACCATGA
- a CDS encoding PGF-CTERM sorting domain-containing protein produces the protein MSASARQRTVLATVALLVVASVAGVGLGATADSPSATDGDVSNGEELKSAEDDDDQLLDTNYTFVPANHQPGAEGSARHFAVGLTENITLHRIKLYSEAIGYSNCEPDNTNAFGIDRGNDDPGTGTDVSLLTSFKKYTSEEDFIDIKYYREDKLAGGPIKFYTVDQVVAGQSGCYDNPSEPGWYRINGTITGSSNGDTTTDYKVRDLSGYFYVCDCSSRAEAEQTLGPPPGQGGDGGDGDSGGSGTPTATATATATPGSEGGSDGTATATSTGTATVTRSATPTADPTATATVTPTATATTERSASGSGDGNGGASPTATATAGGAGGSGDTTTATRSGQARQDGSADGAPRTPTVGAGPGFGVGAALVGALVAGLLALRRD, from the coding sequence ATGAGTGCTAGTGCACGGCAGCGGACGGTACTCGCGACGGTCGCACTGCTGGTGGTCGCGTCGGTCGCGGGAGTCGGTCTCGGCGCGACCGCGGACTCTCCGAGTGCGACGGACGGGGACGTATCGAACGGTGAGGAACTGAAGTCGGCCGAGGACGACGACGACCAGCTCCTCGATACCAACTACACGTTCGTCCCCGCGAACCACCAGCCCGGTGCGGAGGGGTCGGCCCGCCACTTCGCGGTGGGGCTGACCGAGAACATCACCCTCCATCGGATCAAGCTCTACAGCGAGGCCATCGGGTACAGCAACTGCGAGCCCGACAACACCAACGCGTTCGGCATCGACCGTGGCAACGACGACCCGGGGACGGGGACGGACGTCTCGCTGCTGACCTCGTTCAAGAAGTACACCTCCGAGGAGGACTTCATCGACATCAAGTACTACAGGGAGGACAAGCTGGCCGGGGGTCCCATCAAGTTCTACACCGTCGACCAGGTCGTCGCCGGCCAGTCCGGCTGCTACGACAACCCATCCGAACCGGGCTGGTACCGCATCAACGGCACCATCACCGGCTCCTCGAACGGCGACACCACGACCGACTACAAGGTCCGGGACCTCTCCGGCTACTTCTACGTCTGTGACTGCTCCTCGCGGGCCGAGGCCGAGCAGACCCTGGGGCCGCCACCGGGCCAGGGCGGCGACGGCGGCGACGGCGATAGTGGCGGTTCGGGCACGCCGACGGCCACCGCGACTGCTACCGCGACGCCCGGGAGCGAGGGCGGCAGCGACGGGACCGCGACAGCCACATCGACCGGTACGGCCACGGTGACGAGGAGCGCCACTCCGACCGCCGACCCGACGGCCACCGCGACCGTGACACCCACCGCGACCGCCACGACGGAACGCTCGGCCTCGGGCAGCGGTGATGGGAACGGCGGAGCGAGTCCCACGGCGACAGCCACGGCGGGCGGCGCGGGCGGGTCCGGGGACACGACCACGGCGACCCGCAGCGGCCAGGCCCGTCAGGACGGCAGTGCCGATGGGGCGCCACGGACACCGACCGTCGGCGCCGGCCCCGGCTTCGGCGTCGGTGCGGCCCTCGTCGGTGCCCTGGTGGCCGGGCTGCTCGCACTGCGTCGGGATTGA
- a CDS encoding alkaline phosphatase family protein, producing MSADADDRTGDQAGEDPGLTVVLGWDGLDYDLAGAFDLREAFGPHHARLATFDNPVLGEPHTKELWPSIVTGVEPDEHGIHAATDDGPDWDDPRIATAARLARGVVPDRVRTEIGRLLRNQGATFAQKGPDHYRGAGVPTVFDGRRSRVIAVPNYRTDRDRDTDYVVDRGGQLSDFLSITESSDTNRPETTLPRLQERLVAETTKKLGAVRAALRREHDIVFVWLSVLDTVGHLAPVVADEDPSWQERTYRLAANATRAIREDLQREDTLVCVSDHGLRDGDHTHDAFIGASDERAVEGVESVLDVREGLERVTPTRDEAANGGARRDATRGDADAGGPPVREAYRFGGTGRAKDADEVRGQLEDLGYL from the coding sequence ATGAGCGCGGACGCCGACGACCGAACCGGGGACCAGGCCGGGGAGGACCCCGGCCTCACGGTCGTCCTGGGCTGGGACGGGCTCGACTACGACCTCGCCGGAGCGTTCGACCTCCGGGAGGCGTTCGGCCCGCACCACGCCCGGCTGGCGACGTTCGACAACCCAGTGCTGGGCGAACCCCACACGAAGGAGCTGTGGCCGTCCATCGTCACCGGGGTCGAGCCGGACGAGCACGGCATCCACGCCGCCACCGACGACGGCCCGGACTGGGACGACCCGCGCATCGCGACGGCCGCCCGCCTCGCCCGGGGCGTCGTCCCCGACCGGGTCCGCACCGAGATCGGTCGCCTCCTCCGAAACCAGGGGGCGACGTTCGCACAGAAGGGGCCGGACCACTACCGCGGTGCGGGCGTCCCGACCGTCTTCGACGGCCGCCGCTCGCGGGTCATCGCGGTCCCCAACTACCGCACCGACCGTGACCGCGACACCGACTACGTGGTCGACCGGGGCGGGCAGCTGTCGGACTTCCTCTCGATCACGGAGTCCAGCGACACCAACCGCCCGGAGACGACGCTCCCCCGCCTGCAGGAGCGTCTGGTCGCCGAGACGACGAAGAAGCTGGGCGCGGTCCGGGCAGCACTCCGTCGCGAGCACGACATCGTCTTCGTCTGGCTGTCGGTGCTGGACACGGTGGGGCACCTCGCGCCCGTCGTCGCCGACGAGGACCCGTCGTGGCAGGAGCGCACCTACCGGCTCGCCGCGAACGCGACCCGGGCCATCCGCGAGGACCTCCAGCGCGAGGACACCCTCGTCTGCGTCTCCGACCACGGGCTGCGGGACGGCGACCACACCCACGACGCGTTCATCGGCGCGAGCGACGAGCGGGCCGTCGAGGGCGTCGAGAGCGTGCTCGACGTCCGTGAGGGGCTCGAACGCGTGACGCCGACCCGGGACGAGGCGGCGAATGGGGGCGCCCGCCGTGACGCGACACGCGGCGACGCGGACGCCGGGGGGCCGCCGGTCCGCGAGGCGTACCGGTTCGGTGGGACGGGGCGTGCGAAGGACGCCGACGAGGTGCGCGGACAGCTGGAGGACCTGGGCTACCTCTGA
- a CDS encoding Abi-alpha family protein: protein MTAREPPDDESEHPGIDPGPGNWEPGPGEQPAEPDGEGSREPVDAETGADKTARADAGDNGDDMASSNEQPSDDTGAPSSTASDGDERQGGEEDDRAGSPARDRTDREDRTDRGDERGREGRRVDGGGDGDESDLDPLDVTEEDLDTADVDQEDLDRLAELLDEARSDPDTVESRDLEDMLTVFDDAGIDTRNLEVEDLEERFDESLKVARMLVTAAANTSEYAGLAGLRAGSRMAEAAFTSESPRDLLEETTDIARDELGRLGLPFGSAGRTPAGTDRSDPGNRRGKDDDTGPITVADLRRRGDRLLELSADVDHEEPFHPAYVRIIEQLSADEARILRLLATEGPQPALDVYDRGLLPIGEGTLVADGLTMLDTDAGLRYEDRSDIYIDNLERLGLLELGTDPLRNLEQYRVLQAQPNVERAEESARRPSTKRRSVRLTPMGIDFCRTVFPFELDERYEGVGNGSE from the coding sequence ATGACGGCCCGGGAGCCTCCGGACGACGAGAGCGAGCACCCGGGCATCGACCCGGGCCCCGGTAACTGGGAGCCCGGGCCCGGCGAGCAACCTGCCGAGCCCGACGGGGAGGGGTCCAGAGAACCCGTCGACGCCGAGACCGGTGCCGATAAGACGGCGAGGGCGGATGCAGGGGACAACGGGGACGATATGGCATCGTCGAACGAGCAGCCGAGCGACGACACGGGTGCCCCCTCGTCGACGGCGAGTGACGGGGACGAGCGCCAGGGCGGGGAGGAGGACGACCGGGCTGGGTCCCCAGCGCGCGACCGGACGGACCGTGAGGACCGGACGGACCGGGGGGACGAGCGCGGTCGCGAGGGTCGTCGCGTGGACGGGGGTGGGGACGGGGACGAGTCCGATCTCGACCCGCTCGATGTCACCGAGGAGGACCTCGACACGGCGGACGTGGACCAGGAGGACCTCGACCGCCTGGCCGAGCTCCTCGACGAGGCCCGGAGCGACCCCGACACCGTCGAGAGCCGCGACCTCGAGGACATGCTGACGGTGTTCGACGACGCCGGCATCGACACGCGGAACCTGGAGGTCGAGGACCTGGAGGAGCGGTTCGACGAGTCGCTGAAGGTGGCCCGGATGCTGGTGACCGCCGCCGCGAACACGAGCGAGTACGCCGGGCTCGCGGGGCTCCGGGCCGGCAGCCGGATGGCGGAGGCGGCGTTCACCTCCGAATCCCCCCGTGACCTCCTGGAGGAGACCACGGACATCGCTCGCGACGAGCTGGGGCGGCTCGGGCTGCCGTTCGGCAGCGCCGGCCGGACGCCCGCGGGCACTGACCGGAGCGACCCCGGGAACCGACGCGGGAAGGACGACGATACGGGCCCCATCACGGTCGCCGACCTCCGGCGGCGGGGCGACCGGCTGCTCGAACTCTCCGCCGATGTCGACCACGAGGAGCCGTTCCACCCCGCGTACGTCCGCATCATCGAGCAGCTCTCGGCGGACGAGGCACGGATCCTCCGGCTGCTCGCCACCGAGGGGCCCCAGCCCGCGCTCGACGTGTACGACCGGGGCCTGCTCCCCATCGGCGAGGGGACGCTGGTCGCCGACGGGCTGACGATGCTCGACACGGACGCGGGGCTGCGATACGAGGACCGCTCCGACATCTACATCGACAACCTCGAGCGGCTCGGCCTGCTGGAACTCGGGACCGACCCGCTCCGGAACCTGGAGCAGTACCGCGTCCTGCAGGCCCAGCCCAACGTCGAGCGCGCCGAGGAGTCGGCGCGCCGGCCGAGCACGAAACGTCGGAGCGTCCGGCTCACACCGATGGGCATCGACTTCTGCCGCACCGTGTTCCCCTTCGAACTGGACGAGCGCTACGAGGGCGTCGGCAACGGGTCCGAGTAG
- a CDS encoding alkaline phosphatase family protein: MSDESAADDRDGVTVVLGWDALDHEVTEEFGLSEAFGPHHAPLETFDNPVLGKPHTYELWPSIVTGVTPDEHGIHAATEGEGVDWGNPLIARASRLAQGVVPKSVRTKIGQVLRESGAELDFEYADYYAERGVSTVFDGRRARSVAIPNHRVEADDELDLVFDRGAQLGAFLNIQNVDGDHTRHFPKVPLPELEERLVAECAKKLGVVRAALRREHDIVFVWLGYLDTVGHLAPVVAEEDPGWQERAYRLAASMTEEIRDEMQPEDTLVCVSDHGLQDGDHTPHAFVGASDERAIEGVESVLDVREGLERVTPKRSPVDEVPVREAFQFGGRVGAKDADEVRGQLEDLGYL; encoded by the coding sequence ATGAGCGACGAGTCCGCCGCCGACGACCGCGACGGGGTGACGGTCGTCCTCGGGTGGGACGCCCTCGACCACGAGGTGACCGAGGAGTTCGGCCTCTCGGAGGCGTTCGGCCCGCACCACGCCCCGCTGGAGACGTTCGACAACCCCGTCCTCGGCAAACCGCACACCTACGAGCTGTGGCCCTCCATCGTCACCGGCGTCACGCCCGACGAGCACGGTATCCACGCCGCCACCGAGGGCGAGGGCGTCGACTGGGGGAACCCGCTCATCGCGCGCGCCTCCCGGCTCGCACAGGGCGTCGTCCCCAAATCGGTCCGGACGAAGATCGGGCAGGTGCTCCGCGAGAGCGGCGCCGAACTCGACTTCGAGTACGCCGACTACTACGCAGAGCGCGGCGTCTCGACGGTGTTCGACGGCCGCCGCGCCCGGTCGGTCGCGATCCCCAACCACCGCGTCGAGGCCGACGACGAACTCGACCTCGTGTTCGACCGGGGCGCACAGCTGGGGGCCTTCCTCAACATCCAGAACGTCGACGGCGACCACACCCGCCACTTCCCGAAGGTCCCGCTGCCGGAACTGGAGGAGCGCCTCGTCGCCGAGTGCGCGAAGAAGCTGGGCGTCGTCCGCGCGGCGCTGCGGCGCGAGCACGACATCGTCTTCGTCTGGCTCGGCTACCTCGACACGGTCGGCCACCTCGCGCCCGTCGTCGCGGAGGAGGACCCGGGCTGGCAGGAGCGGGCCTACCGGCTCGCCGCCTCCATGACCGAGGAGATTCGCGACGAGATGCAGCCCGAGGACACGCTGGTCTGTGTCTCCGACCACGGCCTGCAGGATGGTGACCACACGCCGCACGCCTTCGTCGGCGCGAGCGACGAGCGGGCCATCGAGGGCGTCGAGAGCGTCCTCGACGTCCGCGAGGGGCTGGAGCGGGTGACACCGAAGCGCTCGCCCGTCGACGAGGTACCGGTCCGGGAGGCGTTCCAGTTCGGCGGCCGCGTCGGCGCGAAGGACGCCGACGAGGTGCGGGGGCAGCTAGAGGATCTCGGGTATCTGTAG
- a CDS encoding acyl-CoA dehydrogenase family protein — protein MSFTTTGEHEAIRKAVRDFGEEELKPVAREHDEEGKYPEDLRRKAAELDFVAPHVPEEYGGAGMDMIARCIVTEELWRADPGLGSAIGSAGFGSSMILKYGDEWMKEEWLTRITAGESASCSCISEPAHGSNVAGIETHAEKDGDEWVLNGNKMWITNGTVADVAVVMAKTTKDAGHKGITAFLVPTELDGFQPSKIDNKLGIRASDLAEVVIDDVRIPEENVIGEVDKGFYQLMDFFASGRTGVAAQAVGAAQGAFDAARDYAGEREQFDQKIGEFQAIRHKLADMATDIEAARSLVYRAAANVEQDNPDQAAKFASMAKLFASEHAVEVADEALQVFGGSGYVSDYPAERYYRDARITKIYEGTSEIQKNIIADRLL, from the coding sequence ATGTCGTTCACCACGACCGGCGAGCACGAGGCGATCCGGAAGGCCGTCCGTGACTTCGGCGAGGAGGAACTCAAGCCCGTCGCGCGCGAGCACGACGAGGAGGGGAAGTACCCCGAGGACCTGCGCCGCAAGGCTGCGGAACTCGACTTCGTTGCCCCGCACGTCCCCGAGGAGTACGGTGGCGCCGGGATGGACATGATCGCCCGGTGCATCGTGACCGAGGAGCTGTGGCGTGCGGACCCCGGACTGGGGAGCGCCATCGGGTCGGCCGGCTTCGGCTCCTCGATGATCCTGAAGTACGGTGACGAGTGGATGAAGGAGGAGTGGCTCACCCGCATCACCGCCGGCGAGTCCGCCTCCTGCTCCTGTATCTCCGAGCCCGCACACGGCTCGAACGTCGCGGGCATCGAGACCCACGCCGAGAAGGACGGCGACGAGTGGGTCCTCAACGGCAACAAGATGTGGATCACCAACGGGACCGTCGCGGACGTGGCGGTCGTGATGGCCAAGACCACGAAGGACGCGGGCCACAAGGGCATCACCGCCTTCCTCGTCCCCACGGAACTGGACGGCTTCCAGCCCAGCAAGATCGACAACAAACTGGGCATCCGCGCGTCGGACCTCGCGGAGGTCGTCATCGACGACGTGCGCATCCCCGAGGAGAACGTCATCGGTGAGGTCGACAAGGGGTTCTACCAGCTGATGGACTTCTTCGCCTCCGGCCGGACGGGCGTGGCCGCGCAGGCGGTCGGCGCCGCGCAGGGCGCGTTCGACGCTGCGCGTGACTACGCCGGCGAGCGCGAGCAGTTCGACCAGAAGATCGGCGAGTTCCAGGCCATCCGCCACAAGCTCGCCGACATGGCGACCGACATCGAGGCCGCCCGCTCGCTGGTCTACCGGGCCGCGGCGAACGTCGAGCAGGACAACCCGGACCAGGCCGCGAAGTTCGCCTCGATGGCGAAACTGTTCGCCTCCGAGCACGCCGTCGAGGTGGCCGACGAGGCCCTGCAGGTGTTCGGCGGCTCCGGCTACGTCTCGGACTACCCCGCCGAGCGCTACTACCGCGACGCCCGCATCACGAAGATCTACGAGGGTACGAGCGAGATCCAGAAGAACATCATCGCCGACCGACTGCTGTAA
- a CDS encoding enoyl-CoA hydratase/isomerase family protein, which yields MSEPVLYDVEDGVATLTLNRPDNRNALSAEMSNAIIDGVDRAEEDDDVRCLVITGREGTFCAGGDVNAMMELMSDAAELHEAVERIQHNTHRAIQRVAEFHLPTVAKVDGVAYGAGANLAIATDVPLASTEASISFGFRQVGLAVDSGTSYLLPRIVGENKAKELVFTGELLSAEDAREEGIFNHVYDADEFDAQADELVESIASGPTIALRTSKQAISQGLNTSLKDALDNEAALQAQVFATRDHEEGATAFMEGREPEFRGE from the coding sequence ATGAGCGAGCCAGTACTGTACGACGTCGAGGACGGCGTCGCGACGCTGACGCTGAACCGGCCGGACAACCGCAACGCCCTCTCGGCGGAGATGTCGAACGCCATCATCGACGGGGTGGACCGCGCCGAGGAGGACGACGACGTCCGCTGTCTCGTCATCACCGGTCGCGAGGGGACGTTCTGTGCCGGCGGCGACGTCAACGCCATGATGGAGCTGATGTCGGACGCGGCGGAGCTCCACGAGGCCGTCGAGCGCATCCAGCACAACACCCACCGCGCCATCCAGCGCGTCGCCGAGTTCCACCTGCCGACGGTGGCGAAGGTCGACGGCGTGGCCTACGGCGCCGGCGCCAACCTCGCCATCGCGACGGACGTCCCGCTGGCGAGCACGGAGGCGAGCATCAGCTTCGGCTTCCGCCAGGTCGGCCTCGCGGTCGACTCGGGGACCTCCTACCTCCTCCCGCGCATCGTCGGCGAGAACAAGGCCAAGGAGCTGGTGTTCACCGGCGAGCTCCTGTCGGCCGAGGACGCCCGCGAGGAGGGCATCTTCAACCACGTCTACGACGCCGACGAGTTCGACGCCCAGGCCGACGAGCTGGTCGAGAGCATCGCCTCGGGCCCGACGATCGCGCTGCGGACCTCGAAGCAGGCCATCAGCCAGGGGCTGAACACCTCGCTGAAGGACGCGCTCGACAACGAGGCCGCCCTGCAGGCACAGGTGTTCGCGACACGGGACCACGAGGAGGGCGCCACCGCGTTCATGGAGGGTCGCGAGCCGGAGTTCCGGGGCGAGTAG
- a CDS encoding ABC transporter ATP-binding protein, giving the protein MSTDTPDGESSTADATHGVTDPDRQYGPDDGVLVADGLTKRFGGLVAVDDLSFAVEEQEILGFIGPNGAGKSTTFNCITGVYPPTEGNVYYNGRDVTGSSFYGMVQNGMARTFQEFRPLEDRPVVSNVQISLVPDKLFSTSGLRGRTKARAVEICQRVGLGDRLHQLPDELPHADMIRLEIARALATDPDLMLVDEPFAGLAGPDVAELSELMENLRQDGTTFIVVDHNMRGLLQLIDRAIVINFGEKIADGTPEEITDNPAVRKAYLGSED; this is encoded by the coding sequence ATGAGCACCGACACCCCGGACGGCGAGTCCTCGACGGCCGACGCCACACACGGCGTCACCGATCCGGACCGCCAGTACGGTCCCGACGACGGTGTGCTGGTGGCCGACGGCCTCACCAAGCGGTTCGGTGGGCTCGTGGCCGTCGACGACCTCTCGTTCGCCGTCGAGGAGCAGGAGATCCTCGGCTTCATCGGCCCGAACGGCGCCGGCAAGTCGACGACGTTCAACTGCATCACGGGCGTCTACCCCCCGACCGAGGGGAACGTCTACTACAACGGCAGGGACGTGACGGGCTCGAGCTTCTACGGCATGGTCCAGAACGGGATGGCCCGGACGTTCCAGGAGTTCCGGCCGCTCGAGGACCGACCCGTCGTCAGCAACGTGCAGATCTCGCTGGTGCCGGACAAGCTGTTCTCGACCTCCGGGCTGCGCGGGCGGACGAAGGCCCGTGCGGTGGAGATCTGCCAGCGCGTCGGGCTCGGCGACCGGCTCCACCAGCTCCCGGACGAGCTGCCCCACGCGGACATGATCCGGCTGGAGATCGCACGGGCGCTGGCGACCGACCCGGACCTGATGCTGGTCGACGAGCCGTTCGCGGGGCTCGCGGGCCCCGACGTCGCGGAGCTCTCCGAGCTGATGGAGAACCTCCGACAGGACGGGACGACGTTCATCGTCGTCGACCACAACATGCGTGGCCTGCTCCAGCTCATCGACCGGGCCATCGTCATCAACTTCGGCGAGAAGATCGCCGACGGGACGCCGGAGGAGATCACCGACAACCCCGCGGTCCGGAAGGCCTACCTCGGCTCCGAGGACTGA
- the hisC gene encoding histidinol-phosphate transaminase: protein MQPRDLSALTPYEAGRGIEEVAREVGIDPDDLVKLSSNENPHGPSPAAVEAMREHADGVHHYPKAAHADLQDALAERWDLAPEQVWLANGGDGALDYLARAMLEPGDEVLVPDPGFAYYAMSVRYHHGRVNTYPLHKDEDFEQRPENVLDGYDGERIVYLISPHSPTGREIDREAILEVADGVDDETVVLVDEAYGAFSEAPSKVDLVRERDDIAVLRTFSKSHGLAGVRLGYLLAPEAWGDAYARINTPFAVNELALRAGLAALEDDEHVEQSVASATWAREFIHDNLAAKTWPSQGNFVLAEVGDAEAVFEAAKERGVIVRDATSFGLPGCIRITCGTKAETTRAVEVLNEVLAMQDPHAATGGAPTGESGGVGVSFGPDADESDDAGAE from the coding sequence ATGCAACCGCGGGACCTGTCGGCGCTCACGCCCTACGAGGCCGGCCGAGGTATCGAGGAGGTCGCTCGCGAGGTCGGTATCGACCCCGACGACCTCGTCAAGCTCTCGTCCAACGAGAACCCGCACGGCCCCTCGCCGGCCGCCGTCGAGGCGATGCGCGAGCACGCCGACGGCGTCCACCACTACCCGAAGGCCGCCCACGCCGACCTGCAGGACGCGCTCGCCGAGCGCTGGGACCTGGCGCCCGAGCAGGTCTGGCTCGCCAACGGTGGCGACGGAGCACTCGACTACCTCGCGCGGGCGATGCTGGAACCGGGCGACGAGGTGCTGGTGCCGGACCCCGGCTTCGCCTACTACGCGATGTCCGTGCGCTACCACCACGGCCGCGTGAACACGTACCCCCTCCACAAGGACGAGGACTTCGAGCAGCGCCCGGAGAACGTCCTCGACGGCTACGACGGCGAGCGTATCGTCTACCTCATCAGCCCGCACTCGCCGACCGGGCGGGAGATCGACCGGGAGGCCATCCTCGAGGTGGCCGACGGCGTGGACGACGAGACCGTCGTCCTCGTCGACGAGGCGTACGGCGCGTTCTCGGAGGCACCCTCGAAGGTCGACCTCGTGCGCGAGCGCGATGACATCGCCGTCCTGCGGACGTTCTCGAAGTCCCACGGCCTCGCGGGCGTGCGGCTGGGCTACCTGCTCGCGCCCGAGGCGTGGGGCGACGCCTACGCCCGCATCAACACGCCGTTCGCGGTGAACGAACTCGCGCTGCGGGCCGGCCTCGCCGCGCTCGAGGACGACGAGCACGTCGAGCAGTCCGTCGCGTCCGCCACCTGGGCCCGCGAGTTCATCCACGACAACCTCGCCGCGAAGACCTGGCCCAGCCAGGGGAACTTCGTACTCGCCGAGGTCGGCGACGCCGAAGCGGTGTTCGAGGCCGCCAAGGAGCGCGGCGTCATCGTCCGCGACGCGACGAGCTTCGGGCTCCCGGGCTGCATCCGCATCACCTGCGGGACGAAGGCCGAGACGACCCGCGCGGTGGAGGTGCTGAACGAGGTGCTGGCGATGCAGGACCCGCACGCGGCGACCGGCGGTGCCCCGACGGGTGAATCCGGCGGCGTCGGCGTGAGTTTCGGCCCCGACGCCGACGAATCCGACGACGCGGGGGCGGAGTGA